Proteins encoded within one genomic window of Amycolatopsis sp. 2-15:
- a CDS encoding TetR/AcrR family transcriptional regulator → MPGRTWAGTTLDDRKAARRDQLVAAGLDLLGTEGSAAVSVRAVCRQAHLTERYFYESFADREELVAAVYEHVGERARQALVDAIRDAPGPRQRAERAVRAFVALMVDDPRQGRVLLLAPLTDPALTRRGLHLLPAFAALVGEQLSHGDETDRQLVSIGLVGALSNVFIAYLDGTLRVSRERLVGHCVRLVLGADEFDH, encoded by the coding sequence ATGCCGGGCCGCACGTGGGCGGGCACGACGCTGGACGATCGGAAGGCGGCGCGGCGGGACCAGCTGGTCGCCGCGGGCCTCGACCTGCTCGGCACCGAGGGCTCCGCGGCCGTGAGCGTGCGCGCGGTCTGCCGCCAGGCCCACCTGACCGAGCGCTATTTCTACGAGAGCTTCGCCGACCGCGAGGAGCTTGTCGCGGCCGTGTACGAGCACGTCGGCGAGCGGGCGCGCCAGGCTCTGGTCGACGCGATCCGCGACGCACCCGGCCCACGGCAGCGGGCGGAACGCGCGGTGCGAGCGTTCGTGGCTCTCATGGTCGACGACCCGCGCCAGGGCCGTGTGCTGCTGCTCGCGCCCCTGACCGATCCCGCACTGACCCGCCGCGGCCTGCATCTGCTGCCGGCGTTCGCGGCACTCGTCGGCGAACAGCTCTCACACGGTGACGAGACCGACCGGCAACTGGTGTCGATCGGGCTGGTCGGCGCGCTGAGCAACGTGTTCATCGCCTACCTCGACGGCACGCTGCGGGTGAGCCGGGAACGGCTCGTGGGCCACTGCGTCCGGCTGGTGCTCGGGGCGGACGAGTTCGACCACTGA
- a CDS encoding class F sortase, with amino-acid sequence MRADLIRGCCAVALVCAACTPAPSTVVPATTPVSTPVATATEPGGSVGPLPPAADVSPVRLTIPAIGIDARGLVPLALGPAHELQAPASFADVGWYAAGPAPGDPGPAVIAAHVDSRSGPAPFFRLRELRPGDEVRVERSDGGAARFVVDAVQRYPKDAFPTDAVYGPAPGAALRLITCGGAFDAAARSYRDNVVVYASTRWT; translated from the coding sequence GTGCGCGCTGACCTGATCCGGGGGTGCTGCGCGGTCGCGCTGGTCTGCGCCGCGTGCACGCCGGCACCGTCCACAGTGGTCCCCGCGACGACACCCGTCTCCACTCCCGTCGCGACAGCCACCGAACCGGGCGGCAGCGTCGGGCCGCTGCCGCCCGCGGCGGACGTGAGCCCGGTCCGCCTGACGATCCCGGCGATCGGGATCGACGCGCGCGGGCTGGTCCCGCTCGCGCTCGGCCCGGCGCACGAACTGCAGGCGCCGGCGAGCTTCGCCGACGTCGGCTGGTACGCCGCCGGCCCGGCACCGGGTGATCCAGGGCCGGCGGTGATCGCCGCCCACGTGGACTCCCGGTCCGGCCCGGCGCCGTTCTTCCGCCTGCGCGAGCTTCGGCCCGGCGACGAGGTCCGCGTCGAACGTTCCGACGGCGGCGCCGCCCGTTTCGTCGTCGACGCCGTGCAGCGTTACCCGAAGGACGCCTTCCCGACCGACGCCGTGTACGGTCCCGCCCCGGGCGCGGCGTTGCGCCTGATCACCTGCGGTGGCGCGTTCGACGCCGCCGCCCGGTCCTATCGCGACAACGTGGTGGTCTACGCCTCGACCCGCTGGACCTGA
- a CDS encoding LLM class flavin-dependent oxidoreductase, which yields MSLKLHWFLPTSGDGRTIVERFHANKSLGRAAQRPADVDYLAQIARAAEQLGFEGVLTPTGTWCEDAWLTAAALIRETRRLKFLVAFRPGVISPTLAAQMAGTFQRLSSGRVLLNIVTGGDAVEQRRFGDWHDHDARYARTDEFLTIVRGVWSGRPFDFSGEHLEVAGATTLAAPEPVPPLYFGGSSPAALPVAARHADVYLTWGEPPAQVAEKIGKVRALAAAEGRTVRFGVRLHTIARDTSAQAWAEAQRLLDALDPTQVAQAQAQLAASESEGQRRMVALHGGRLDAGARGLEIHPHLWAGIGLVRGGAGTALVGSHEEIADLIEEYHAVGVSEFVLSGYPHLEEAYWFGEGVRPALARRGLLADEPVLRFADELAQRSVAAQ from the coding sequence ATGAGCCTGAAACTGCACTGGTTCCTGCCGACGAGCGGCGACGGCCGCACGATCGTGGAACGCTTCCACGCCAACAAATCCCTGGGTCGAGCCGCGCAGCGACCGGCGGACGTGGACTACCTCGCCCAGATCGCCCGGGCGGCCGAGCAGCTCGGGTTCGAAGGCGTGCTCACGCCCACCGGCACGTGGTGCGAGGACGCGTGGCTCACCGCGGCCGCGCTGATCCGCGAGACGCGCCGGCTGAAGTTCCTCGTCGCGTTCCGGCCCGGGGTCATCTCGCCGACGCTGGCCGCGCAGATGGCCGGCACGTTCCAGCGCTTGTCGTCGGGGCGCGTGCTGCTCAACATCGTGACCGGCGGCGACGCAGTGGAGCAGCGCCGCTTCGGCGACTGGCACGACCACGACGCCCGCTACGCCCGCACCGACGAGTTCCTCACGATCGTGCGCGGAGTGTGGTCGGGCCGCCCGTTCGACTTCTCCGGCGAGCACCTGGAAGTCGCGGGTGCGACGACGCTGGCCGCGCCCGAGCCCGTGCCACCGCTGTATTTCGGCGGCTCCTCGCCCGCGGCGCTGCCGGTGGCCGCGCGCCACGCCGACGTCTACCTGACGTGGGGCGAGCCGCCCGCACAGGTGGCGGAGAAGATCGGCAAGGTGCGCGCGCTGGCGGCGGCCGAAGGGCGGACCGTCCGGTTCGGCGTCCGGCTGCACACCATCGCGCGCGACACGTCGGCGCAGGCGTGGGCCGAAGCGCAGCGCCTGCTCGACGCGCTCGACCCCACGCAGGTCGCGCAAGCGCAGGCGCAACTCGCCGCGAGTGAGTCGGAGGGGCAGCGTCGCATGGTCGCCCTCCACGGCGGCCGTCTCGACGCGGGTGCGCGCGGGCTCGAGATCCACCCGCACCTGTGGGCCGGCATCGGCCTCGTGCGCGGTGGCGCGGGCACGGCGCTGGTCGGCAGCCACGAGGAGATCGCCGACCTCATCGAGGAGTACCACGCGGTGGGCGTTTCGGAGTTCGTGCTGTCCGGCTACCCGCACCTGGAGGAGGCGTACTGGTTCGGCGAGGGCGTGCGCCCGGCGCTGGCCCGGCGCGGTCTCCTGGCCGACGAGCCCGTGCTGCGGTTCGCCGACGAGCTCGCGCAGCGGAGTGTGGCGGCCCAGTAG
- a CDS encoding glycosyl transferase, which produces MAQQSWGITFPDRSPAPISRIRGDPAAAAGTRLLSLDLVLGLLALAGGLRVVYLTATTPPLPGEATTVAHTYALGHLTASGGSTTAGVSPFGQLQLAGYTMLSHAFDRAATPAAAVREAMVVAAVVTTVLLWLLARRLGLPRWAGLVAAVLLAVSPLAIGLQHVVVVEHLAVMWALAGLCLVASPAEDHSGPARHPLGQDLLGAGCLLAAVLTSPLTLLLLPAAGWLLLRRSAARAGLVAVVVNLGLGLAFGPLAAWARPALATGGELGLPRWLVFDPALTAVSVLALIAGLFVATVRPLAVSGLLPAGLLAVPGVPATAVLALLLPLTPLVAAGVAHAVVAAHHEPQHPRAPAWPGAGVAVGVVVLTAAFGLSWAHGFSALGPGPASPDPAVEARTWLQANAAGSRVLVDDATWTTLAAGGWPTGLLVTAAGANPPPGWAALTPPALARSSTVDSPDAAAVFGSGAGQVTVARLGPPVLTPDENGEKTARAHAGAALTRSGRVDCVPETRAVLSRGDLDPRLISTLAAFASQQPVRVAAFPPVPGEDAAGQPRRQVLVTGADDAATRFYAGQRAVFRPASVERTAGGVLVTYPPFAPSGLLTSFTAP; this is translated from the coding sequence ATGGCCCAGCAGAGCTGGGGGATCACGTTCCCGGACCGGTCCCCTGCGCCGATCTCCAGGATCCGCGGCGATCCCGCCGCGGCGGCCGGAACCCGCCTGCTGTCGCTCGATCTCGTACTGGGCCTGCTCGCCCTCGCCGGCGGCCTGCGCGTGGTCTACCTCACCGCCACGACACCGCCGCTGCCCGGGGAAGCCACGACCGTCGCCCACACCTACGCACTCGGCCACCTCACGGCGTCCGGTGGTTCGACCACGGCCGGCGTGAGCCCGTTCGGGCAGCTCCAGCTCGCCGGGTACACGATGCTTTCCCACGCCTTCGACCGCGCGGCGACGCCGGCCGCCGCGGTGCGCGAGGCGATGGTCGTCGCCGCGGTGGTGACGACGGTGCTGCTGTGGCTGCTCGCCCGCCGGCTCGGTCTGCCCCGCTGGGCGGGCCTGGTCGCCGCCGTGCTGCTCGCCGTGTCGCCGCTGGCGATCGGGCTGCAGCACGTCGTGGTCGTCGAGCACCTCGCGGTGATGTGGGCGCTGGCCGGGCTGTGCCTCGTCGCGTCACCGGCCGAGGACCACAGTGGACCTGCGCGCCACCCGCTCGGCCAGGATCTGCTCGGCGCCGGCTGCCTGCTGGCCGCCGTACTGACCTCACCGCTCACGCTGCTGCTCCTGCCCGCCGCGGGCTGGCTGCTGCTGCGCCGTTCCGCGGCGCGGGCCGGACTCGTCGCCGTCGTGGTGAACCTCGGTCTGGGCCTCGCCTTCGGCCCGCTGGCGGCGTGGGCACGCCCCGCCCTCGCCACCGGAGGGGAGCTGGGCCTGCCGAGGTGGCTGGTGTTCGATCCGGCGCTCACGGCGGTGTCGGTGCTCGCGTTGATCGCCGGCCTGTTCGTCGCGACGGTGCGCCCGCTCGCGGTGTCCGGCCTCCTCCCGGCCGGTCTGCTCGCGGTCCCCGGCGTGCCGGCCACCGCGGTGCTGGCTCTGCTGCTGCCTCTCACGCCGCTGGTCGCGGCCGGGGTGGCGCACGCCGTGGTCGCGGCACACCACGAACCGCAGCACCCCCGCGCGCCCGCGTGGCCCGGGGCCGGGGTCGCCGTGGGCGTGGTGGTCCTGACCGCGGCGTTCGGGCTGAGCTGGGCCCACGGGTTCAGCGCGCTGGGTCCCGGGCCCGCGAGCCCGGACCCGGCGGTCGAGGCCCGCACCTGGTTGCAGGCCAACGCGGCGGGCTCCCGTGTGCTCGTCGACGACGCCACCTGGACCACGCTGGCCGCCGGCGGCTGGCCGACCGGGCTGCTCGTCACCGCGGCCGGCGCGAACCCGCCACCCGGCTGGGCCGCGCTCACCCCGCCGGCACTGGCCCGGTCGTCCACAGTGGACTCCCCCGACGCGGCCGCGGTGTTCGGCAGCGGCGCGGGACAGGTCACCGTCGCCCGGCTCGGGCCGCCCGTGCTCACGCCGGACGAGAACGGCGAGAAGACCGCGCGGGCCCACGCGGGCGCCGCGCTCACCAGGTCCGGACGCGTCGACTGCGTCCCGGAAACGCGTGCCGTGCTCAGCCGGGGTGATCTCGATCCCCGGCTGATCTCGACGCTGGCGGCGTTCGCGTCGCAGCAGCCGGTGCGAGTGGCGGCGTTCCCGCCCGTGCCCGGCGAGGACGCGGCGGGGCAGCCGCGCCGGCAGGTGCTCGTCACCGGCGCCGACGACGCGGCCACCCGCTTCTACGCCGGGCAGCGTGCCGTGTTCCGCCCGGCCTCGGTCGAGCGGACAGCCGGCGGCGTGCTCGTCACCTACCCGCCGTTCGCCCCGTCCGGCCTGCTCACCTCCTTCACCGCACCCTGA
- a CDS encoding DUF4397 domain-containing protein yields MRLRTLLRPTGFLAAAGLLLFTTTPPASAAAGPGPGVGWIRVGHLSPGVPPVDIYFAPFGQPQKVVIRKAGYGAVTPYSSLDPGQYTLSMRPADAAPTTAPALSATISVKPRNAYSLLVFENGPDGTLHGSLVTDDLTAPGAGKGRVRVVEGSATPAPVTVGGPGGTALATNAAYGDTTPYAEVPEGTVPVQLTSGTVKTTADVPVAAGSSTTLLVTQDNGTLKATPISDGADLPNPPKLGVETGGGGTASGGDHSEPWFAGGVGLFLLVLVLTPLVRRIREGRAR; encoded by the coding sequence ATGCGCCTTCGAACCCTCCTGAGACCCACCGGTTTCCTCGCGGCCGCCGGGCTGCTGCTGTTCACGACCACTCCCCCCGCGAGCGCGGCCGCCGGCCCCGGACCCGGCGTCGGGTGGATCCGGGTGGGGCACCTCTCGCCGGGTGTGCCGCCGGTCGACATCTACTTCGCGCCGTTCGGACAACCCCAGAAGGTGGTGATCCGCAAGGCGGGCTACGGCGCCGTCACGCCGTACTCGTCCCTGGACCCGGGCCAGTACACGCTCTCGATGCGGCCCGCCGACGCCGCGCCGACGACCGCGCCCGCTCTGAGCGCCACGATCTCCGTGAAGCCGCGGAACGCCTACTCGCTGCTGGTGTTCGAGAACGGTCCGGACGGGACGCTGCACGGCAGTCTCGTGACCGACGACCTCACCGCACCAGGCGCGGGCAAGGGCCGCGTGCGCGTGGTCGAGGGGTCGGCGACACCCGCACCGGTGACCGTCGGCGGCCCGGGCGGCACGGCACTGGCCACGAACGCGGCCTACGGCGACACCACGCCGTACGCCGAAGTGCCGGAGGGCACTGTCCCGGTACAGCTGACGAGCGGCACCGTCAAGACGACCGCCGACGTCCCCGTGGCGGCCGGCTCGTCGACCACGTTGCTCGTGACGCAGGACAACGGCACGCTGAAGGCGACCCCGATCTCCGACGGCGCCGACTTGCCGAACCCGCCGAAGCTCGGCGTCGAAACCGGGGGCGGCGGCACAGCCTCCGGCGGCGACCACTCCGAACCGTGGTTCGCGGGCGGTGTCGGGCTTTTCCTGCTCGTACTGGTGCTCACGCCGCTGGTCCGGCGGATTCGGGAAGGCCGTGCGCGCTGA
- a CDS encoding ABC transporter substrate-binding protein has product MHLLNAARSAAAAVLLLGGLTACSPSGAATGPAPVPAPVSAADLAKVTLRVGDQKGGVKSLLTAANLLSDVPYRIEWSTFTSGPPLLEAASAGAIDIGRVGNTPPIFAAAAKAKISVVSVAKSNVEREAVLVPPDSPLKDVASLRDKTIEVSKGSSAHGQLLNTLKRAGMSTKDVKLSFLQPSEAYAAFTQHQVDAWAIWDPYTAQAQLDAHARVLSDGRGSSNGLAFETASTAALADAGRNSAIQDFVKRVVKAQLWANTHRDVWANAWAAETGLEPAVAEKAVSAGRDEPIPLDDSVVASEQQLADAFTEDGTLPGKVDFAAFADRRYGPDIEAVRSNG; this is encoded by the coding sequence GTGCATCTGCTTAACGCCGCCCGTTCCGCCGCAGCCGCGGTGCTGTTGCTCGGCGGGCTCACCGCCTGCTCACCCTCCGGGGCGGCGACCGGCCCCGCGCCCGTGCCCGCTCCCGTCTCGGCGGCCGACCTGGCGAAGGTGACGCTGCGCGTCGGCGACCAGAAGGGCGGCGTGAAGTCGCTGCTCACGGCGGCGAACCTGCTGTCCGACGTGCCCTACCGCATCGAATGGTCCACGTTCACCTCCGGTCCACCGCTGCTGGAGGCGGCCTCGGCCGGTGCGATCGACATCGGCCGCGTCGGCAACACGCCGCCCATCTTCGCGGCCGCGGCCAAGGCGAAGATCTCGGTGGTCAGCGTCGCGAAGAGCAACGTCGAGCGCGAGGCCGTCCTCGTGCCGCCGGACTCGCCACTGAAGGACGTGGCTTCCTTGCGGGACAAGACGATCGAGGTGTCGAAGGGCAGCTCCGCCCACGGGCAGCTGCTGAACACCCTCAAGCGCGCGGGAATGTCCACCAAGGACGTGAAGCTGTCGTTCCTGCAGCCGTCCGAGGCCTACGCGGCCTTCACCCAGCATCAGGTGGACGCGTGGGCGATCTGGGACCCCTACACGGCCCAGGCGCAGCTCGACGCGCACGCCCGCGTGCTCTCCGACGGCCGCGGCAGCTCCAACGGGCTCGCGTTCGAAACCGCGAGCACCGCCGCCCTCGCCGACGCGGGACGCAACTCCGCCATCCAGGACTTCGTGAAACGGGTGGTCAAGGCACAGCTGTGGGCGAACACCCACCGCGACGTGTGGGCGAATGCGTGGGCCGCCGAGACGGGCCTGGAGCCCGCGGTGGCGGAGAAGGCAGTGTCCGCCGGCCGCGACGAGCCGATCCCGCTCGACGATTCGGTCGTCGCGTCGGAGCAGCAGCTGGCCGACGCGTTTACCGAAGACGGCACCCTGCCCGGGAAGGTCGACTTCGCGGCGTTCGCCGACCGCCGCTACGGGCCCGACATCGAAGCCGTGAGGAGCAACGGATGA